A DNA window from Ctenopharyngodon idella isolate HZGC_01 chromosome 8, HZGC01, whole genome shotgun sequence contains the following coding sequences:
- the LOC127517781 gene encoding odorant receptor 131-2-like yields the protein MNISEFNKRQEFFEEAVFKNLTVVLFAVIINSINSLLLYTIFKNPVFTQEPRYILYMQLIINDIITLSICVILFVFTYLVPNLNVAICCIFILIASNVYKNTPLNLAGMAIERFVAICYPLHHARICTVQNTKILIGIIWLVGALPGIVDLFVVLALHPLSFFTTSRMCFQQNVFNFEYHIISHAVFNIGYMCSVWVLLFYTYFKVLFSAKAAASEPAQAQKARRTILLHGVQLLLCTLSLFTTVLDGALTALFPYYQSVIYFCTFILTSILPRLLSPLIYGMRDQKFKKYMKSSLMCGSEKRAVDPSD from the coding sequence ATGAACATTTCAGAATTTAACAAACGGCAAGAATTTTTTGAGGAAGCTGTTTTTAAAAACCTCACTGTGGTTTTATTTGCTGTCATTATCAATTCTATCAATAGCTTGCTGCTATATACTATCTTCAAGAATCCTGTCTTCACTCAGGAGCCCCGCTATATCCTCTACATGCAGCTGATCATCAATGACATCATTACACTGTCTATCTGTGtgattttgtttgtgtttacgTACTTAGTGCCAAACTTGAATGTTGCTATCTGCTGCATTTTCATCCTCATTGCAAGCAATGTCTACAAAAACACGCCACTAAACCTGGCCGGCATGGCTATTGAGCGCTTTGTGGCCATCTGCTACCCTCTACATCATGCACGAATATGCACCGTCCAAAACACCAAAATCCTGATCGGCATCATCTGGCTGGTGGGAGCCCTGCCTGGCATAGTGGACCTGTTTGTGGTTTTGGCTCTTCATCCACTCTCCTTCTTTACCACTAGCCGCATGTGCTTTCAGCAAAATGTGTTCAATTTTGAGTACCATATAATAAGCCatgctgtttttaacattggcTACATGTGCTCAGTGTGGGTGCTGCTCTTCTACACTTACTTTAAAGTGCTGTTCTCTGCTAAAGCAGCGGCTTCAGAACCAGCTCAAGCACAGAAGGCAAGGAGAACCATTTTACTGCATGGGGTCCAGTTACTGCTCTGTACACTGTCCCTGTTCACAACGGTCCTGGATGGGGCCTTAACGGCTCTCTTTCCTTACTATCAGTCAGTAATCTACTTCTGCACATTCATTCTCACCAGCATTTTACCACGTCTGCTGAGCCCTCTCATATATGGCATGAGGGATCAAAAGTTTAAGAAGTATATGAAGAGTTCACTGATGTGTGGCTCCGAAAAGAGAGCCGTTGATCCTTCCGATTag